Proteins from a genomic interval of Apteryx mantelli isolate bAptMan1 chromosome 5, bAptMan1.hap1, whole genome shotgun sequence:
- the LOC106495833 gene encoding low-density lipoprotein receptor-related protein 2-like isoform X2: MAEWKCNGVDDCGDSSDEDVCAPCPAGMVRCDEGKCILEALMCNDEDDCLDGTDEPSTCGRSCFVRNGGCAETCADTHWGVRCSCGAGWALQADGQSCADVDECSLPYGPCSQLCSNAPGAFSCSCLGGYALRHGTACEVADNATQLLVAVGQDLALLDARTLAYRPLLATGTEPRALAYDLLRETYYWLTEEGELRVRPPGTDARTLYPGAGEANSISVDWFTGQLYWAGGHPGAIRAGLGDGRGYVTVLGKDVAPEQLVVHPAARSLYWVNRGQRGRTVIAAAGMDGSDRRELTVVSMEEPVGLSLDHAGSRLYWISEYKESIETLRVDGSGRHSFPAVLRSHAEPLGLAAFESRFFWADGAELVSASRASPREQAVLLRAPVSAFAVLHALQQPPQLSIVYAEEKAISLVQVGPGARSRLVQKWLEPLHLQDVDWQRSVLYGTDDGGTLLRVVGHPGRREAISTGLPICSARVDIRSGDLYWLACNRKDIGVSRAPGMAPRILHRARSGIQHLFLDWQRGALYWLARGQPLQQLSLAGGTPQDAWNETWPEELPAAMDSKAFTLLWSSASGLRALSLTKRQAVTLSPSWPHGLVAAFEPYLVSTNGTALLLWDRRTLTLVLAVPAVDVQGVVTFVGTELQAAPVPLPAPTKKESALPLPPLVATSTMTTTTTTTTTTTVRPTTSTTRPTPSKTTTVPIAVHVPTSKATVTPTTTARPTLSKTTSAPSTTTTRPPPTKIIPMSTTATTRLTAWAMPTKTTPTRPTKTTPTQPAAIATTTSRPSPTKTSAVQPIATTRRITSPARVVPPTPKVPPSPVPPSTPVPHLSCPRTHVPCRDGTECVAQEYVCDGEKDCADGSDEDGCAQLCDTPGAFRCSSGAACVRSGERCDGVPQCPDASDEAGCWSPTQECALRCDGAARCVPESWLCDGHADCLDRADEQGCVPKECGPTEFACASGQCVAAALRCDGVRDCPDGSDEEGCAVPPPLLCRPGELACPRGGRCVPEAWRCDGTPDCPDGADERGCPEEEKLCGERRWGCARGRECVPEAWRCDGESDCADGSDEAGCQPAPCQSHEYPCGLGTCLNASLVCDGRQDCADGSDEGGNCSVPCRLPCSHLCHPSPQGPRCRCAPGYRLAEDGVSCTDVDECKERGEGACSQTCLNAPGNYSCGCLPGYLLEPDGRICKLTGPEPTLLVAVQSEVLSYGLRSGREKVLLATDKERVIFSLDYDPVERKVFWVDLGTESIRWQGLDSGKKGTLVKGVRSDCIAVDWVGRNLYWTDGVAGQVLATRLGAAWRGVPEYTVVLDGDLDRPHSLVLQPLAGLLYWSEVGSHPRLMEATMDGSRRHTLLAQGLGWPTALALDLPSWRIFWLDEKLGSVGSAHLDGTGVKVLRLSWVQSPFAAAVCEGELYWSERKAWAVQRVDKATGKNRTVVLKRHGQPHGLQVMHPALRPASPNPCAARGCSHLCLLSARHAGQCRCPAGLTLAADETTCLPLRDSAFALLVAPAAVTQVYLKDLPATAGAQGLPPHRALPLAKVGRLTAIDYAVKSKSLYFAEAGGGSIGLLRLKDSGRLSWKRAVAVEGTVVSLALDWPSGNLYWIGGQPRRVHVAAPGGRWSLELLGRGLQGAAWLALCPRASTMCFVTAAGGGGGGGPGAAVECAAMDGAGRRTVWRRARAPAGLTFGGGGAGTRLYWADRERGTINSVELDGSRFRVVREGLHGLSLFAIGDGFLLWTTASTNGSSKVWHSRLERAESWWFAVEQELLAVRIYSQFSQEGANGCAESNGGCAQLCLPNPAGRQCRCSAGYSLVRGTDCAPAPPCPAPLQACRDLRSCFSKEQACDGQPHCADGSDELDCPSAAAATRLPAAAPSGTPRAEGEEKPAWRTAAPSPRERGEPFPALPSTEEVLGAVPCSSETCNLRGECAIEAGRVTCHCALGYRGDYCEEAEVQPVAGPIALGVAVLLLVSAASVGALAYMRRRDSRRRTSSTASTRVLTLYHRESDPEEEDEEEEELPPKSDTFVNEAYDGKEELPAPLGKGPSHP, from the exons ATGGCCGAGTGGAAGTGCAACGGCGTCGACGACTGCGGCGACTCCTCCGACGAGGACGTCTGCG ccccctgccccgccgGCATGGTGCGCTGCGACGAGGGCAAGTGCATCCTGGAGGCGCTGATGTGCAACGACGAGGACGACTGCCTGGACGGCACGGATGAGCCCAGCACGTGCG GCCGGAGCTGCTTCGTGCGCAACGGGGGCTGCGCGGAGACGTGCGCTGACACGCACTGGGGCGTGCGGTGCTCCTGCGGGGCCGGATGGGCGCTGCAAGCCGACGGGCAGAGCTGCGCCG ACGTGGACGAGTGCTCCCTGCCCTACGGCCCCTGCAGCCAGCTGTGCAGCAACGCgccgggcgccttcagctgctcctgcctcgggGGCTACGCGCTGCGGCACGGCACCGCCTGCGAGGTGGCCG aCAACGCGACGCAGCTCctggtggccgtggggcaggaccTGGCCCTCCTGGACGCGCGGACCCTCGCCTACCGGCCGCTGCTGGCCACGGGCACGGAGCCCCGCGCCCTCGCCTACGACCTGCTGCGGGAGACCTACTACTGGCTCACGGAGGAGGGCGAGCTCCGCGTGCGCCCGCCCGGGACGGACGCCCGGACCCTCTACCCAG GCGCCGGGGAGGCCAACAGCATCTCCGTGGACTGGTTCACGGGGCAGCTGTACTGGGCCGGCGGCCACCCCGGCGCCATCCGCGCGGGGCTGGGCGACGGCCGGGGCTACGTGACGGTGCTGGGCAAGGACGTGGCCCCCGAGCAGCTGGTGGTGCACCCGGCCGCGAG GTCCTTGTACTGGGTGAaccgcgggcagaggggccggACGGTCATCGCCGCCGCCGGCATGGACGGCTCGGACCGGCGGGAGCTCACCGTGGTGTCCATGGAGGAGCCGGTGGGGCTGAGCCTGGACCACGCGGGCAGCAGGCTCTACTGGATCAGCGAGTACAAGGAG TCCATCGAGACGCTGCGGGTGGACGGCAGCGGGCGCCACTCCTTCCCGGCCGTCCTGCGGAGCCATGCGGAGCCGCTGGGCCTGGCGGCGTTCGAGAGCCGGTTCTTCTGGGCCGACGGCGCCGAGCTGGTGTCGGCCTCCCGGGCCTCCCCCCGGGAGCAGGCGGTGCTGCTCCGCGCCCCCGTCTCGGCTTTCGCCGTGCTGCACGCCCTGCAGCAGCCTCCCC AGCTGTCCATCGTGTACGCGGAGGAGAAGGCCATCTCCCTGGTGCAGGTgggccccggcgcccgcagccGGCTGGTGCAGAAGTGGCTGGAGCCCCTCCACCTGCAGGACGTGGACTGGCAGAGGTCGGTGCTCTACGGCACGGACGACGGCGGGACGCTGCTGCGCGTGGTGGGACACCCAGGGAGGAGAGAGGCCATCTCGACCGGGCTTCCAA TTTGCTCTGCCCGCGTGGACATCCGCTCGGGGGACCTGTACTGGCTCGCGTGCAACCGGAAGGACATCGGAGTGAGCCGGGCGCCTGGCATGGCCCCGCGCATCCTGCACCGTGCCCGCAGCGGCATCCAGCACCTCTTCCTGGACTGGCAGCGAGGTGCTCTGTACtggctggcccgggggcagccgcTGCAGCAGCTCAGCCTGGCCGGGGGCACGCCGCAGGATGCCTGGAACGAGACGTGGCCCGAAGAGCTGCCTGCGGCCATGGATAGCAAGGCCTTCACCTTGCTCTGGAGCTCAGCCTCGG GCCTGCGGGCGCTGAGCCTGACCAAGAGGCAAGCAGTCACCCTGTCGCCCAGCTGGCCCCACGGCCTCGTGGCCGCCTTTGAGCCCTACTTGGTGTCGACGAACGGGACGGCTCTGCTGCTGTGGGACCGGAGGACGCTGACCCTCGTGCTCGCCGTGCCAGCGGTGGACGTGCAGGGAGTGGTGACCTTCGTGGGCACGGAGCTGCAGGCTG CACCGGTGCCTCTGCCAGCACCAACGAAAAAGGAGTCCGCCCTGCCCCTCCCTCCGCTTGTGGCCACCAGTACGATGACGACGACAACCACAACCACAACCACTACTACTGTTCGGCCCACCACCTCCACCACAAGGCCTACGCCAAGCAAGACTACCACCGTGCCAATCGCTGTTCACGTGCCAACCAGTAAGGCCACCGTAACACCAACCACCACCGCCCGGCCCACGCTATCCAAGACTACCTCTGCGCCAAGCACCACCACCACCCGGCCCCCACCAACCAAGATCATCCCTATGTCAACTACTGCAACTACCCGACTCACTGCCTGGGCAATGCCAACCAAGACTACCCCTACACGGCCAACCAAGACCACTCCTACGCAACCAGCCGCCATCGCCACCACCACCAGTCGGCCTTCACCAACCAAGACCTCCGCCGTGCAGCCAATTGCCACCACCCGGCGCATAACCAGCCCTGCACGGGTTGTGCCCCCAACCCCCAAAGTCCCACCCAGCCCTGTGCCCCCCTCAACCCCTGTCCCCCATCTGTCCTGTCCCCGCACGCATGTGCCCTGCCGCGACGGCACCGAGTGCGTGGCCCAGGAGTACGTGTGTGACGGGGAGAAGGATTGTGCGGATGGCTCTGATGAGGACGGCTGTGCCCAGCTCTGTGACACCCCAG gggcctTCCGCTGCTCGAGCGGGGCTGCGTGTGTGAGGTCCGGGGAGCGCTGCGACGGGGTGCCGCAGTGCCCCGACGCCTCGGACGAGGCGGGCTGCTGGAGCCCCACGCAGGAGTGCGCCCTGCGCTGCGACGGTGCCGCCCGCTGCGTCCCCGAGAGCTGGCTCTGCGATGGCCACGCCGACTGCCTGGACCGCGCCGACGAGCAGGGCTGCG TGCCCAAGGAGTGCGGCCCCACCGAGTTCGCCTGCGCGAGCGGGCAGTGCgtggccgcggcgctgcgctgcgacGGCGTCCGCGACTGCCCGGACGGCTCGGACGAGGAGGGCTGCgccgtgccgccgccgctgctgtgCCGCCCGGGCGAGCTGGCgtgcccccgcggcgggcggtgCGTGCCGGAGGCCTGGCGCTGCGACGGCACCCCCGACTGCCCGGACGGCGCGGACGAGCGG GGCTGCCCCGAGGAGGAAAAGCTGTGCGGGGAGCGGCGGTGGGGCTGCGCCCGCGGCCGCGAGTGCGTCCCCGAGGCCTGGCGCTGCGACGGAGAGAGCGACTGCGCGGACGGCAGCGACGAGGCTGGCT gccagcctgctccctgccAGAGCCACGAGTACCCGTGCGGGCTGGGGACCTGCCTGAACGCGTCCCTGGTGTGCGACGGTCGTCAGGACTGCGCGGACGGCTCGGACGAGGGGGGCAACTGCTCCGTGCCCTGCCGGCTGCCCTGCTCTCACCTCTGCCACCCCTCGCCCCAGGGCCCC AGGTGCCGGTGCGCCCCGGGCTATCGGCTGGCTGAGGACGGCGTGTCCTGCACGGATGTGGACGAGTGCAAGGAGCGGGGTGAGGGagcctgcagccagacctgcctCAACGCCCCGGGGAACTACAGCTGCGGCTGCCTCCCCGGCTACCTGCTGGAGCCCGACGGCCGCATCTGCAAGCTCACCG GACCGGAGCCCACGCTGCTGGTGGCCGTGCAGTCAGAGGTGCTGTCCTACGGGCTGCGGAGCGGGCGTGAGAAGGTGCTGCTGGCCACCGACAAGGAGCGTGTCATCTTCTCGCTCGACTATGACCCGGTGGAAAGGAAGGTTTTCTGGGTGGACCTGGGCACGGAGAGCATCCGCTGGCAGGGCCTCGACTCGGGCAAGAAGGGCACGCTGGTGAAAG GTGTGAGATCGGACTGCATCGCTGTGGACTGGGTGGGGAGGAACCTGTACTGGACAGATGGGGTGGCAGGACAGGTGCTGGCCACCCGCCTGGGGGCCGCCTGGCGAGGGGTCCCGGAGTACACCGTGGTGCTGGACGGAGACCTGGACCGGCCCCACTCCCTGGTGCTCCAGCCTCTGGCGGG GCTGCTGTACTGGTCAGAGGTGGGGAGCCACCCACGGCTGATGGAGGCCACCATGGACGGCAGCCGTCGGCACACGCTGCTGGCccaagggctgggctggcccaCCGCTCTGGCCCTCGACCTCCCCTCCTGGAGGATCTTCTGGCTGGATGAGAAGCTGGGCAGCGTCGGCTCAGCGCACCTGGACGGCACCGGCGTGAAG GTGCTGCGGCTGAGCTGGGTCCAGAGCCCCTTCGCGGCGGCCGTATGCGAGGGAGAGCTGTACTGGTCGGAGAGGAAGGCATGGGCGGTGCAGCGAGTGGACAAGGCCACCGGCAAGAACAGGACTGTAGTGCTCAAGCGCCACGGGCAGCCCCATGGCCTCCAG GTGATGCACCCGGCGCTGCGACCGGCGTCCCCCAACCCGTGCGCAGCGCGTGGCTGCTCCCACCTGTGCCTGCTGAGCGCCCGGCACGCCGGGCAGTGCCGGTGCCCTGCCGGGCTGACGCTGGCCGCCGACGAGACCACGTGCCTCCCCCTCCGCGATTCGGCCTTTGCCCTCCTGGTGGCACCGGCGGCTGTGACCCAG GTCTACCTGAAGGACCTGCCCGCGACGGCCGGAGCCCAGGGCCTTCCCCCGCACCGAGCCCTCCCCTTGGCCAAGGTGGGCCGGTTGACGGCCATCGACTACGCGGTGAAGAGCAAGAGCCTGTACTTCGCGGAGGCGGGGGGCGGCTCCATCGGGCTGCTGCGCCTGAAGGACTCGGGCCGGCTGTCCTGGAAGCGAGCGGTGGCCGTGGAGGGCACGGTGGTGTCGCTGGCGCTGGACTGGCCGAGCGGCAACCTGTACTGGATCGGCGGGCAGCCGCGCCGCGTCCACGTGGCGGCTCCTGGGGGTCGCTGGTCCCTGGAGCTGCTCGGCCGAGGGCTGCAGGGCGCCGCCTGGCTGGCGCTGTGCCCCCGCGCCTCCACCATGTGCTTCGTcacggcggcgggcggcggcggcggcggcggcccgggggcggcggtggAGTGCGCCGCCATGGACGGCGCCGGCCGCAGGACGGTCTGGAGGAGAGCCCGCGCTCCCGCTGGCCTCAccttcggcggcggcggcgccggcaccCGCCTCTACTGGGCAGACCGCG AGAGAGGAACGATCAACAGCGTGGAGCTGGACGGCTCCCGCTTCCGGGTGGTGCGGGAAGGGCTGCACGGCCTCTCGCTCTTTGCCATCGGAGACGGCTTCCTGCTCTGGACCACGGCTTCGACCAACG GCTCCAGCAAGGTGTGGCACAGCCGCCTGGAGCGGGCCGAGAGCTGGTGGTTCGCcgtggagcaggagctgctggccgTGAGGATCTACAGCCAGTTCTCGCAGGAAG GCGCCAACGGCTGCGCGGAGAGCAACGGCGGCTgcgcccagctctgcctgcccaaCCCCGCGGGGCGGCAGTGCCGCTGCTCGGCCGGCTACAGCCTGGTGCGTGGGACGGATTGCGCGCCGGCTCCGCCGTGCCCGGCCCCGCTCCAGGCCTGCCGCGACCTTCGGAGCTGCTTCTCCAAAGAGCAGGCCTGCGACGGGCAGCCCCACTGCGCCGACGGCTCCGACGAGCTGGACT GCCCCTCCGCAGCGGCGGCGACacggctccccgcggcggcacCCTCGGGGACGCCCCGTGCCGAGGGAGAGGAGAAGCCGGCCTGGCGCacggctgcccccagcccccgggAGCGCGGGGAGCCCTTCCCGGCGCTGCCGAGCACCGAGGAGGTGCTGGGGGCCGTGCCGTGCAGCAGCGAGACGTGCAACCTGCGCGGGGAATGCGCCATCGAGGCCGGGCGGGTGACGTGCCACTGCGCCCTGGGCTACCGCGGCGACTACTGCGAGGAGGCCGAGGTGCAGCCCGTGGCCGGTCCCATCGCCCTGGGGGTGGCCGTGCTGCTGCTGGTCAGCGCGGCCTCCGTGGGCGCCCTGGCCTACATGCGGAGGAGGGACAGCCGGAGGAG GACCTCTAGCACTGCCTCCACCCGAGTGCTGACCCTGTACCACCGCGAGAGCGACCCCGAGGAAGAagacgaggaggaggaagagcttcCCCCCAAGAGCGATACCTTTGTGAACGAAGCTTATGACGGGAAAGAG gagctgccggccccgctggggAAGGGACCATCTCACCCCTGA